Proteins found in one Meiothermus sp. Pnk-1 genomic segment:
- a CDS encoding nucleoside triphosphate pyrophosphohydrolase family protein — MKVASLNDYQRESRKTWQLVHTDHPITYPTLGLVNEAGELAGKVKKIFRDKGGRISPEDREALKGELGDVLWYLAQIATELDLTLEEVASANLEKLFSRLERGKIQGEGDYR, encoded by the coding sequence ATGAAGGTCGCGAGCCTGAACGATTACCAGCGCGAATCGCGCAAAACCTGGCAGCTCGTCCATACCGATCACCCCATCACCTACCCCACCTTGGGCTTGGTAAACGAGGCCGGGGAGTTGGCGGGGAAGGTCAAGAAGATCTTTCGCGACAAGGGTGGGCGGATTTCCCCGGAGGACCGCGAGGCGCTCAAAGGCGAGCTGGGCGACGTGCTGTGGTATCTGGCGCAGATCGCCACCGAGCTGGATTTGACCCTGGAGGAAGTCGCCAGCGCCAACCTCGAGAAGCTTTTTAGTCGGCTCGAGCGCGGAAAAATCCAAGGCGAAGGCGATTACCGCTAA